One genomic window of Syngnathoides biaculeatus isolate LvHL_M chromosome 13, ASM1980259v1, whole genome shotgun sequence includes the following:
- the irf4a gene encoding interferon regulatory factor 4a: MNLGEHNGPAAGCCNGKLRQWLIDQINSRKYPGLVWENHEKTIFRIPWKHAGKQDYNREEDAALFKAWALFKGKYKEGVDKPDHTTWKTRLRCALNKSNDFDELTHRTQLDISEPYKVYRIIPEAAKRGTGTGTKMCATIGDPSHSFEMMPPYSTLVQTQMVSQEIREWRDCKRPEQHPIPPAHHCGSRGELAYPQCHFPSPIGRAWPEPQSENGFQFSFHPYMSEAQQPVYMTGDSDIITDFSLHVSLFYRESLVKEVTTSSPEGCRITPPSASSSPTPPSSSPWPPEFHSGADLVLFPLPFPESQRQGAERLPDILERGVMLWMTSDGLYARRLCQGRVFWEGPLAPYVDKPNKLEKEMPCKLFDTQQFLIELQDFAHNGRRVPKHQVVLCFGDEYPDPQRPKKMITAQVEPVFARKLFNYYQQSNGHYSQTYQHTREQNTSSPNGLPSQRPSHI; the protein is encoded by the exons ATGAATTTGGGGGAGCACAATGGCCCGGCAGCGGGCTGTTGCAACGGCAAACTCAGGCAGTGGCTGATCGATCAGATTAACAGCAGGAAGTACCCCGGACTGGTTTGGGAAAACCACGAGAAAACCATCTTCAGGATTCCGTGGAAGCACGCGGGAAAGCAGGACTATAACCGAGAGGAGGACGCGGCGCTCTTCAAG GCGTGGGCTTTGTTCAAGGGGAAATACAAAGAAGGCGTGGACAAGCCGGACCACACCACGTGGAAAACCAGGCTTCGCTGCGCCCTCAACAAAAGTAACGACTTTGATGAGCTGACGCACAGAACCCAGCTGGACATCTCGGAGCCTTACAAAGTCTACAGGATCATTCCAGAAGCGGCCAAGAGAG GTACAGGAACAGGGACGAAGATGTGCGCCACGATCGGAGATCCATCCCATTCCTTTGAAATGATGCCACCATATTCAACACTG GTACAGACGCAGATGGTTTCCCAGGAGATAAGAGAGTGGAGAGATTGCAAACGCCCCGAACAACACCCCATTCCTCCCGCGCATCACTGTGGATCGCGCGGGGAGCTGGCGTACCCTCAATGTCACTTCCCTTCGCCAATCGGCCGAGCTTGGCCCGAGCCGCAGTCGGAAAACG GGTTTCAGTTCTCCTTCCACCCGTACATGTCCGAGGCCCAACAACCTGTGTATATGACGGGGGACAGCGATATCATAACAG ATTTCAGCCTGCATGTGTCCCTATTCTACAGAGAGTCTCTGGTGAAGGAGGTGACCACCAGCAGCCCCGAAGGTTGTCGCATCACGCCTccttccgcctcctcctcccccacgCCGCCTTCCTCTTCCCCGTGGCCCCCAGAGTTTCACAGCGGGGCGGATCTCGTtctcttcccgctgccgttccCCGAGTCTCAAAGGCAAGGTGCCGAGAGGCTTCCCGATATCCTGGAGCGGGGAGTGATGCTGTGGATGACGTCCGACGGCCTGTACGCCCGGCGCCTTTGCCAGGGCCGCGTGTTCTGGGAGGGGCCCCTCGCTCCCTATGTGGATAAACCCAATAAATTGGAGAAAGAGATGCCGTGCAAACTTTTTGACACCCAGCAATTTCTGATTG AGCTGCAAGATTTTGCCCACAATGGACGACGTGTACCGAAACACCAGGTGGTCCTCTGTTTTGGAGACGAGTACCCCGACCCACAGCGTCCAAAAAAGATGATCACTGCTCAG GTGGAGCCAGTGTTTGCCAGAAAATTGTTCAACTATTACCAGCAGAGCAATGGCCACTACTCGCAGACTTACCAACACACCCGAGAACAGAACACATCGAGTCCAAACGGCCTCCCGTCCCAGAGACCCTCGCACATCTAG